In Scomber japonicus isolate fScoJap1 chromosome 3, fScoJap1.pri, whole genome shotgun sequence, the genomic window CAATTAGATTAATTGCAGCGGGCAACCGGCTCGTGTTCGGCTGCTCATTAAACCATCAACAGAAGATCGAACATTAATTAAGAAGCTTGTGCCACTGAACCAGGGTTCAGGAGAGGCTGAAGAAATCACTTTTTGACTTCTGCACCAGTCCGATAATATTATCTCCTGGGATCTCAGATATTTTTCTAAACCAAATACCAAACAGTCCAGTCATCAAACATGTTGACTGACCCGGGAAGTCACACAGAGTTACGAAGACTCAGTTTGTAAAGTCTCAACCAAGAGCTTCAAATTtagatgttaaatgttaaatgtcacTCATTCACTTTGTTGATGAACGCTAAAATAGTCAATTATTTTGTGGTGGGTTGTAATGCTAAGCTAGTAGGGGTACATATACGTATATGAGGAAAGCAGTGATTCTGGGTACATATGGAGGGCCACAAGCTGAGTTTGTTCTGTCTTAATGAAAAACTCTAAAAACTTTAAAGGTCAACATTCAGACTtagtttacatttaatttaatgcagTTCTGGTTTAAGACACGGTTTTATATGATATCAGCAAAAGTGCAAACCTACAAGGAGGATTAAGTAaatataagacattttaaaaagtgttccCCTCATTGGACAACTGGTGGACATAGTTATGAGTCTTAAGGCAACTCCTATTATCACACATCATTAAATCCAACACTACATTAAGTAGAACGTATAAAGGTGACTTAAAGGttgttaaacatgtttttttcagcGTAGGGTGGGAGGGGCTCATAAGGATCATAATTCATATCTTTACTCATGCTGCACCATCACTGTACAGCACTATGGGATtaattacatactgttcattttctgaCCCTTCACAGTCTCCTCTCATAAATATTCTCTacaaatctatttttcattcaataaatacctcatcagtcattaataaatggatGATTAATCTTTCATCAAGCTTGCAGAGAACAAAGAGAGTGgattctttagttttttatgCTATTTGTTTTATGCAGAATAGAACATTTTCAATTACACCATATTATTATGCTTTATTATCTAAAAAAGGAGAACACAGCAGCCATTGTGGTATAAATGGATGTTATTGAATAGAATGCAACAACATTTATTTCtatgtatataaatgtgcatttcCTTtcttgtatattctgggtcactttaggaaaagtcataaaATGTAAGGTTTTTGCTCctctcaaatataaatatgGGTCATGTTTGAtctaaacagaaaaacactggCTAAAAATATGACTAGTATGTCTGTAAAGGCAGAGTTGAGGACATTTCTGCATTTTTCTaaggtttctttcttttttctttctattaatGGTGAGTGTGGACCTGTACTAATAGTACTTGAAGTCACTTTATGGGAATGAATATCTagttaaaaatcattttaaaggaaCAAACAATCTTCAATCAAATCTCAAGTCCAGCTGTCTTCAAACTCTCCACTCCCATTTCCACTGGATAAACATCTCAGTTCACAGAAACATCTTtagaagtgtgtttttcttcaataaaacaactgtcaatcaaacagtgTTGGCAATTCAGTAACTATGGCAGAATTTCCCTAAGAACGCCCAACAAGCTGTTGGGTGGTTTTCACAGCAGCCATGACAAATGTTAAAGATTTCCTGACATGGGCCCTGGTTCAATATCTATTGACATGAGGTACCTTCTTGTCTAAAAAGTCTCATTTGTAACGGTCATATGATTAAAGTAGACACAAGCAAACctgtgatgttttctttttttctttttgtccccCTCATAAATGCTGTTGATGCACACTGTTGAAGCATCATGCTGGGTGAATGTGACAGGTGGCGAGTGGTGCCCCACGCACTCATGCAGattttttctgtgtatgtgccCACAGTCAGACACAAAAAGGACTCggagctgtgtgtgttcagcacaTACATTTGGTCTTGCCTTGGTTTCTCATCACAGAAGAGGAAGGTAGTTATATGAAGTGTGCTGCTGGGCTCAACTGTGTGATTTTGATCCTAAAGGCAGTGTTTTATTACAGAGAACACGGTCATATCTATCACTGTGACCAAGAGCCAGTGAGTTTGGCCTGCTGGAGGATATTTTTCAGAAGGAGCACTCTCAGGTTCTCACTGTAGAGAATGTCATTTCTAAGATGAGCTATGAGGTTTGCGGCGGCGTAACGGCAGTAATGGGGCCCATTTTCAGTCTATTTCCCCTGCACACTGGAACCACACTGAGGCACAACAGACGCAGCCTTTAATAAGCACTTGGGTTTCGCTGGGGTTACCTGGGGTTTGGTGGAGGCCGGGGGCAGCGTTGGGGGATGCTCGTTCATCACCGTGGTAACCATAGAGGAGCCGGAGCCAAAGACGGCGGCGATGGGGGAGGGGGAATCACTGGGCGGGGTCACGCTGAGTGAGTGGGAGGCGGCAGAGGAGgcggcagaggaggaggagggaggctcGTCGAACAGATCTCTGTCCTTCAACGCGGAGCTGAGCACAGGCTCCGGAAGAAACCCTGGacggaggagagaaaagagcaaATATTGCATCTAAAATGAAGTTTCATGAGCTCAaaatttgcctttttttaaaccaaaattTGAAACATTGAATatctttgtttgttgtgtttgattctttattcattaaaacctcAGATGTTAACAAATGTTTATAGAGTTAATAAAGGAAATTGTGTGTCCAGCCTAAATAATGGAAGATGTGTCATTCCTAAATGTCTTATTGGGttagttcacccaaattactaacaacacattttcattttttccttaaCACAAGATCCATTCAGTAGCTGCTCTGGAGAGTTCAATTGTTTGAGACAATCTTCCACAGCAGATAGAGTTTGCCTCGTTTTCACAGAATTGGAGATgttcaaatgataaaacatcaatAAAGTCTGTATAGTTTGCTTGTAGAAAGTTTCAACATTTACAATTTCTGAGCTGACAAAAGCTAAAGCTGCTGTTTTCTGTGAGAGTGAACTTTCAGTCTGAAGGTTTGGGTTGTATTTGGCCATGTTTTGAGGTATTGGTCTCTTTTTCTACTACCACTACAATTCAGTGGAGGTCAATAGAATTACATTTGTGGTGCTTGCAGAATCGAAaagttacattaaaaacaatcaGCAGCAATGAAACACTGTCCCTGTTTTTCTGGATAATCCATGGCCTTGCTGTCTACAGTTTTCTTTGGGACAATCAATTCTGTACAGAGTAGATCCAAAGCAACTGTTCACAATGGAGTCTATCTAGAATAACCACAACAGTGTCCATGGAGAAAGAGATGTCGTTATTAAATtgtttaatgtaattatttcattGGTTTAAGCACCACAAACACAATTCAATTGACCTCAATTATATTAAATTGGAGTTAGAAAATGCTCTTTTTTCAATTTAGGTGAACAGACCCGTCATTTAATCTAATCTGAGCTCATTCCTGTTGCCTTACAATAAACAAGACAGACCAAAATAGGCCTATTTAAGAGCAGACGTTTAGACTtgtcatagtaggaaaagcgtaggtgttactaataacattaacattccattcaagtgtcccagtaaaccatgacagtgtgacagtaaactggCATGCATAAAACCTGGACCCTGAAACtgattatttacacctgtggtTTTCCTATTGTGACATGTCAGAACGTCCTcagtaaaaaaagacagaaagctTCGTCTTGTTTGTCCAACAAGCAGCTGTGGAGAATTAGTTAGAAAGGGGGATCTACTTTTTTGTATGTCTGGGTCTGCTGGCAGCTCACCTTTCCCATGTCGCCCCTTGTCACGTTGACTCCCTTGTCTCCTGTGCTCAAAGTGATGACCATGCCCAGACCCATGTCCGTGCCTCCTCCCCTTGCGTGTCCCCAGAAGGTGGTTCTCCCGGGCCAGTGATGAAGTCTTCATGCCCATGCgaactctgtctctgtctcttcctggGCCCAGCTCCAGTTTCACTGGGCTCAGACCCTCCAGGCCTGTCCCATCATCCTCAGGCCTGGCCAGGGGATGCATGGGCCTGTGGGAGAGCAGCCCAGCTCCACCCTGGGCACCACGGGCACCCTGGCTCCCGTGCCCTCCACGGCCCCTGCTGTAACTGTGGCCCTGTAGGCCCTGCAGAGGGTGCTGTAGGGCATTGCTGCCACCTGCTGAGGTCTGCGCCTGTCTCCTCTTGCCGTGAGGAGCTCCGGGCTCAGAGCTGTGTGATGGTGCCAGGATAGCACACAGGAACACCAGGAGCAGACTCCAGGAGAGAGCCATTGTCTGTAAAGCACAATGCCACCTGCTGGGAAGagaaaatgcattttaacaGTGCACATATATGTTGTATAAGTAGATTCAGACAACAGGTACTGAAACAGAAGGTAGATTTTATGATTGATGGTGATTATTTAGAAAACTCAGGTAAGTTTCTTCTGAACAAACCAATTTAGACGGATTATATCAACATTtcactggacacacacaaatCCCATGATAAGACTTTTTCATGTTTAAGAAGAATTTACTTTTGttaaaatctgtgttttaaaacctcttttaaaaagaaagaaagactccAATACAAATCAGTTTTTCACTACTTTCTTGACATGCAGGATTAACATGAGCTGTTTTGTGATTTCTTGatgaaaacaagaaagaaagcaaTTATTTGTGACATAATTAACATCTTTATCAACTGTAGAGATTTAGATTATATTGAGAACGTATggacatttttatatgttttgaaACTTTTTACAGTATTGCTAGCAGCTATAGATTTTGAATCCAAGCAAGCTGCAAACTTTTCAAAGGTTTGATATTCAAACGATATATTATTTAGTGGAGTATTCCTTCAAGGCAGTATTGGTGACTGTGGAGCCATTCATGCTGCTATTTAGGAGTCTAGTAACATTAGCTCGTCTACTTCAGCTTTTGTATATGACAACAAACTACAAATTAGCTCTCTCTTGTATTAAATAAAGACATGGAAGTAGTAAAAATAACAGTCACATAAATCAATGTAACATCCCTCAAAGAGACAACCCTCAGTTGGCTTCAAACCTCAGCTGTCTTACGCAGAAGCTCTATCTGAAACCACAGACGTGTTGTACTAGTGTCGGGTATTGTACTGTGTATGtgttctcttctctgctctatTCATTCTCCCACAACACCACCCTCCCAACTCAGATTGCATCTCTCAGCCTCTTGAGCGAGCCCCATTTATCTGCACTTGGTAGGGTTTGAGGAGGCGATAAGAGATGGACAAACACTTGTGCCTCTTTTTTAGAAATGACTTCCCAGCCGTCATTCTTGTACCTTCGGGGCTTACTCAAAATGAGATACTGCACTGTGCACATCCTTCATCACTGCCTATTCAGTGGTCTCAAGGGTCCTCCAGCTGTACCTTTCATTACAAAAGTCAACATATCTGCGAGGTATGCCTGAACTGAAACATGAGGTTCTGTATATCTGCATTAAAAGCCAGGCGCCTTTTCAAAGTGTGAATAAAATGATAGCGGTGAATCCAAAAACCAAAGTGCCGGATaggaaggattttttttccctttttcattcTCAGTTTAATCAACCAATGTACCAAGTCACACAGCAGCCCTGGTTCTATTTAAATTGTAGTTTATTTACTCTCATAGtgacatttccttttattttgagtTATGATGGCATGAGGAAGACCATAAAAAGTTGTATTTCTTGCAGGGGTGATACAACTGTTATTTGAAATATTGCAGCATTTACAGTAtgagccttttttaaaaatgtaacagtatgtaatatgtatcaatattacatttaaaagctAAAATTGATGTTTAATGCAGCAAGCTTGTCATGCATTACATCAACAAAACTCCACGtgttaaaaatctaaataacaaatttgggtttttttaattctaatttgcttgaaataattatttgtaatcatttataattatCTCATGTAATCACAATGCAAAGTGCATCTCCAATACGCCATGCTTTATTGACCACAGCCTGCAAAAACCACCTCGGACACCAGCTGTGACCTGTAGAGCACCATAGATACCAAGTGTATTATCATCATCTCATATTAGAGCCTCATTTTAAGGATGGGGCTAGAaagaagtgtggaggaaggaTTTATTGTCTCTTTTATTTACTGGCTTTTATTTCTAAACACTTTATATATTGGTTGACCCTCCTTGTTTCTGTTCAGGTGGGATGGGAATTGGGTGTTCTAGTTTGAGATAGACTGCCTAATTTTTCTGTTGCACAGCACTGATGTTATATTGCAAAATGTTTGTTGAGGAGAAGAAAGCAGAGTGTACTGGGCAAGAGATGTGTGACATGTTCTTAATTTACACTGCAGTTTGCgctggtctgtgtgtgtgtgtgtgtgtgtgtgtgtgtgtgtgtgtgtgtgtgtgtgtgtgtgtgtgtgtgtgtgtgtgtgtgtgtgtgtgtgtgtgtgtgtgtgtgaatcctCAAAGTTAGAGTGTAGGCTATTTAATTACTGCCACACCcaattttgtgtcttttttttgttcaagaCACCAGATAACACCAACACCagttattctctctctcttttttttttaagtctgtcttgTCATGTAAGATGTCAGGTTGGAGGTTGTTTCTTAATATAATATGGTTTGTTTTGTACTCCACTTTAATAGGCTAAGACAATCCATtgccacagacacacaaagccaTTATGGTTCTGTGGCAGGCGACTCCTTTGTGTTAAAAGACAAACGGTGGTGCAGGGCGTACAGAAAATCAATGAGGGAGAAGTATTGAACTGCtggtgatggtgtgtgtgtgtgtgtgcgtgtgtgtacatgtgtgtgaggTGGAGTTAGAGGGGGTAGATAAGGTCTCTGCTCTTtcatcacactgacacaaaccaagctgaacacacacacccatgggGTTTTTGCAGTTGGTTATTTAGGTGTTTCTAAGAATGGGACAGAGGTGGCAGgtcgtgtgtgtgcgtgtgtgtgtgtgtgtgtggagtgaaGAGGATGCTGGTGATGTCAGGGGAAATTTACAGTGCTAATGCAGGCAGCACCCAGGAGAATTTAGAGGCAGACTGCGTCGGCTGGCCTCTGGGAGTTCGACCAGCTGTGCAGTTTGCAAACAAGAGTGTGAGGCTGGCTGCTGAGGTGAGACCTTTATCTCCAAACAGGCCTTCAGGGTGTCGGGAGGGGtgggtgtggggtggggggggtgatggAAGCAATCGGCCGTGTCACGCACAAAGTGTTTAGCCAGGATTACACTTTGTCTGTTTGACACATGAGGTGCTGCTGGTGTCAAGCGACCTGTACACCGTGCAGACAAAAGGGTGATttagaaagaaaacattcaaacataacTGTGAGACGGAGCAGATGGAGGAGTCTGCGTGATCACGTCTCCAGAGTCCtcaatatactgtacagtatgtattacAGGAATAGTTGACAAGTCGGGAAATACGCCAATTCTACTCCTTCTTATTCATCAAAAAAACATCATCTATgaatattattcatttaaaagtttaattgctggacacaagatgtttcctacttcactgtaaagtcctttcctgtttgtgcactggatgattcaagtttccacatcacacttggcTCTCCTCCAAAACTGTttgtaatgtcacaaatgaatGCTCGTAGGCTCGTACcttaaaactgtatttccagtgagcacagagaaactttccactttcagatgatgaatgtgaaaacagctttgtagtctcaaactctgcacatagccacatacatcattctgcacagtgaagatGATCAAACATCTAATTTAAGGAAGAAGtggaaaaacacagaggaaTATAAAATACAGACAGCAGCTTGTTGGCTCAGCTtaacacaaagactggaaacaaggaGAAATTTGtccaaatgtacaaaaaaaagaaatgtgagaaTGACAAGTTTACAGAGGGGTTACGTGTGATACTCTTTCTTGGCAAAAGTCATTTCCTGGGATATTGTTGAAACTACAGTCTGTCTCAAGCTGCAAGTAACGATTCATTGTTGATTGATCAGCAGATATTTTTCAATAGATCCTTTTATGTATAAAAttgcaaaaataatgaaaaatgcctTTTATATTTCTGATTATCTCCCAGTTTTGGGATTTCTTTAGAGTCAAACAGGAGTCAAACAGTTCCACTAAAGGACTACTCCATCCATAGCTTTTTAAACTATCGTTTGAGCATCATAAACTGGATCTCTTTCAAATATTAGAtgataaaaagataaatttCGAACTCCTTTAACGCAAGATTGAGGAGATTGATTTCTGCTGTGACAGGATTCAAATGGTTGATGTATTCATTCCTTGTCTGTACCTGCATATATCATTTAGGACTGATATTCAAAAcgtttggagaaaaaaaagaacttgcAAAGAATCACCTGAATTGGAGATAATAGTAGAAGcggggtaaaaaaaaaccccacagtgATATGACCCTACAAAAGATTAATTTTCCTGACATGAAAGAAAGATGTGACGCCTCCTTAGAAACAGAATACACCGTGCATCAACCCCATCAAACCTCAGACCTGAATAGACCTGTCATCTGAAAGGAAAGGCAAGCAGTGACGGAGGGGGAGCGAGTATCTCCTCACAGCAGTACCCTGTTTTCCTCTCTCAGACTTTCATGTGCCGCTAACAGGTGGTCCTTTGAGGAACATAGGATGGGGGATGATAATGGAGCACTCTGGGTGGCATTCCGGGTTTTAAGCGCAGTCTCTTGTGTGTGATAAACAATCTCTGCAAACAACACAGCCTCCTGCCAGAGCCTGTATTATACATGGCTGTGTGTTGTAGGTAGGACACAGCAGGGTGAGCATCTGCTACTGAGGCGATGGGAGGCCAAATGAGCGGCCTGGAACTGACGGGTTTCAATTCTCAAATGAGATAATCCACCACAGCACAGCAACATTTCAACAGACTGAAAGTGTACGGTGAAGCTGAAACAAATATGTTCGGACTTAAGCTTCAAAAGTGTCAGAAtaggttttaatttaaagaaaacatattgAAGGCCCTGAAAACTGATTTTGATGGTGGCTTACATGATCGCAGCATTTTCTAACAAAGATGATAtttctgtctgtgctgtttttttttaatttgaaatctTTTTCATTGGATCAAAAAGGGCGAGGCTCTGTTAGTAAAATGTGataaacacaccaaacacattttgatttattaatattttgaaaCTAAATTTGGTGATTTGACTCATGCTGCCATTCAAATGTGATGAAGCCACGCCCACACAGTTCTAAAGAAGCACATTAGattagtttttttgtgttaaacTCTTAAATTCAAACTTAAATTATGCTTTTTCTGGGTTTAcgtcatttatatactgttatggtATCAGATATCTATTTAAAACATGGTCACAATTCCAAAACCTAAGATGAATTCATATAGAAACGCTGCCTACTGAACAACACATCCTTTTTCATTTAATATGCTCACATGAAAAGTTCAG contains:
- the draxina gene encoding LOW QUALITY PROTEIN: draxin (The sequence of the model RefSeq protein was modified relative to this genomic sequence to represent the inferred CDS: substituted 1 base at 1 genomic stop codon) — encoded protein: MTELLLKPXTTSEENNNHKQTRWHCALQTMALSWSLLLVFLCAILAPSHSSEPGAPHGKRRQAQTSAGGSNALQHPLQGLQGHSYSRGRGGHGSQGARGAQGGAGLLSHRPMHPLARPEDDGTGLEGLSPVKLELGPGRDRDRVRMGMKTSSLARENHLLGTRKGRRHGHGSGHGHHFEHRRQGSQRDKGRHGKGFLPEPVLSSALKDRDLFDEPPSSSSAASSAASHSLSVTPPSDSPSPIAAVFGSGSSMVTTVMNEHPPTLPPASTKPQRAGRGKGQGEVMPTLDMALFDWTDYEDMKPVDTWPSSRKKDKRRSKNLSGNVTADADAIEPCDHHLDCLPGSCCDLRQHECKPHNRGLNNKCYDDCMCEEGFRCYAKFHRKRRVTRRRGRCVVPESVSSDQGGFITI